TTTGGGTCTTGGAATTTTAGGATATCATTATTTTGCTGACTTAATTTGGATTGATGCACTACATAATGCATCGATGATATTAAGTGGAATGGGACCTGTAGCAGAAATTAAATCTGATATTGGAAAAATCTTCTCCTCTATTTATGCAATTTTTAGTGGTGTAGCATTTATAACAAATATTGGTTTATTATTTGCTCCAATAGTCCATAGGTTTTACCATAAGTTCCATATAAATGAGTAATATCAATTTAATTTAAAATATATGAATACAGTTTATGCTTTAATTTGGAGAACTCCAGATGAAACTTTTAAACAAGAAGAATTTGATATAAGAATTCCAAGATTAATGGAATGGTTAAAATACCTAAAATCAAATGGGCACTTGTTAGCTTGTGGGGGTGGTGGTTTTGAAACTGAATCAGGTGGATTGACAATTATTTCTGCTGATTCTTTGGAACATGCAGAAAAGCTATCTTCTATGTCCCCAATGAATGAAATTGGGAAAACTGAAATATTTATATGGGATACATTTTATTCGAATTATATTTTTCTTGAACATAAAGATAAAATATCATAAAATTAATTTTATTTTTTAATAATGAAAATTGTTATTATTGGAAATGGGGTTGCTGGTGTAACTGCTGCCAGACATATAAGAAAATTAAGTGATAATGAAATTACTATAATATCATCTGAGACTGATCATTTTTTCTCACGAACTGCTTTGATGTATATTTATATGGGTCATCTTACTTACGAACAAACTAAACCTTATGAAGATTTTTTTTGGAAAAAAAATAAAATTGATTTAGTAAAAGGTTATGTTAACAAAATTGATTTTGATTCTAAAAAATTGGAACTTACAAATAGTTCTTCATATAAATATGATGTCTTAATAATTGCAACAGGTAGTAAATCAAATAAATTTGGATGGAGTGGACAAGATTTGGATGGAGTTCAAGGATTGTATAATATTAATGATTTACATCTATTAGAAAATAATACAGTTGGCATAAATCATTCAGTTGTAGTTGGAGGGGGGTTGATTGGTATAGAACTAGTTGAAATGTTACATTCAAGGCATATACCAGTTACATTCATAGTGAGAGAAAATTCATATATGTCAAATTTATTACCAAAAGAAGAAGGGAGTTTAATATATCGACATATTTTAGATCATAAAATTGATATTAGAATGGAGACAGAATTAGATGAGATAATACCAGATGAAAATGGTAAAGTAAGAGGTGTAACATTAAAAAATGGTGAATTCATTGAATGTCAATTTGTTGGTTTAACAGTAGGAGTTTCTCCAAATATAAATTTTCTAATTGACTCAGGAATTAAAATTAACAGAGGTATATTAGTTAATGAATATTTAGAAACAAATATTAAAGATGTATATGCATTAGGTGATTGTGCAGAATTGGATTTTCATCGAGATCATCTTCCAAAAATTGAACAATTATGGTACACAAGTAAAATGCAAGGGGAAACTGTTGCAAAAACAATTTGTGGAAATAGAACAATTTACAACCGTGGAATACTGTTTAATTCTGCAAAATTTTTAGATATAGAATGGCATACTTACGGGCTTGTATTAAATTCTCTACGTGAAAATGAGAATAGTTTATACTGGGAAAACAAAAAGGGAGATAAATGTTTTAGAATTAATTTCTGGGAGCATTCTAAAGTTGTTACTGGAATGAATTGTTTTGGAATAAGGCATAGACACAAAATATGGGAAGATTGGCTGCATAAAAATTATACTATTGAAAAAATATTATCTGAGTTAAAGTCCGCAAATTTTGATCCTGAATTCTTTAAATCATTTGAATCAGAAATTGTAAAATTATATAATCATAACAATACAAATTCTAAAATTGAATTAAAAAAAGTTGGTAGTATTTTTAGTAGAATTTTAAAATAATATTTTCAAAAAAATTATGAAAAATTTCATATTATTTGTATTTCTATTTGTTAGCTTTTTTAAAACAGAAGCAAAAATATGGGAAGTTGGAGAGAACTTAAGTTACAAATCACCAAGTTCAGTAACAAGCCTAGCTCAAATTAATGATACTGTTTATATCCATAAAGGAGTTTATTTGCAAGACGTTTGCAAATGGACTGCCAATAATTTATTATTAAAAGGAGTTGATGAAAGACCAATCTTAAATTCAAATGGTATTTCAAGTGGAGGAAAAGCAATTTGGGTAATTTCTGGTAACAATGTGAGAGTTGAAAATATTGAATTTTCAAATTGTAGGGTTCCAGATAAAAATGGAGCTGGAATTAGAGTTGAAGGAGTGAATATCTCAATTATTAAATGTGGGTTTCATAATAATGAAATGGGGATATTAGCTGGTGATAAAGTTGGTAGTAAAATAACTATAGAACAATGTGAGTTCGGTTACAATGGTTATGGAGATGGATATTCTCATAATGTTTATATTAATCATGTAGATGAATTGATTTTCAGATTTAACTATTCTCACCATTCGAAAACTGGGCATGAGTTAAAAAGTAGAGCACACATAAATAGAATTTATTATAA
Above is a window of Chlorobiota bacterium DNA encoding:
- a CDS encoding FAD-dependent oxidoreductase; this encodes MMKIVIIGNGVAGVTAARHIRKLSDNEITIISSETDHFFSRTALMYIYMGHLTYEQTKPYEDFFWKKNKIDLVKGYVNKIDFDSKKLELTNSSSYKYDVLIIATGSKSNKFGWSGQDLDGVQGLYNINDLHLLENNTVGINHSVVVGGGLIGIELVEMLHSRHIPVTFIVRENSYMSNLLPKEEGSLIYRHILDHKIDIRMETELDEIIPDENGKVRGVTLKNGEFIECQFVGLTVGVSPNINFLIDSGIKINRGILVNEYLETNIKDVYALGDCAELDFHRDHLPKIEQLWYTSKMQGETVAKTICGNRTIYNRGILFNSAKFLDIEWHTYGLVLNSLRENENSLYWENKKGDKCFRINFWEHSKVVTGMNCFGIRHRHKIWEDWLHKNYTIEKILSELKSANFDPEFFKSFESEIVKLYNHNNTNSKIELKKVGSIFSRILK